A DNA window from Longimicrobium sp. contains the following coding sequences:
- a CDS encoding MBL fold metallo-hydrolase, with protein MLFEESPGVWRVDLDWMGLPGQMAAYLVDAGDAFAVVESGPGSTLPRLLDAVRALGREPADVTHVLVTHVHLDHAGAAGALLGQAPRARLYAHPLAAKHLLDPSRLLDSARRIYGALMDRLWGEMLPVPADRLVILQDGDEVRIGRRVLRAIDTPGHARHHHAFHDSDSGLLFSGDVGGIRLGGGLSYVSVPTPPPDVDLEAWRASIARLRPLRPTRILPTHFGGNDDVEWHLDDLDARIARLAEWAPGQAAAAADLPGFTAALRERGSAEILAATGSEDAARAYEQAVPYEMMAAGLLRWLTVRAR; from the coding sequence ATGCTCTTCGAAGAATCCCCCGGCGTCTGGCGCGTCGACCTGGACTGGATGGGGCTCCCCGGCCAGATGGCCGCGTACCTGGTGGACGCCGGCGACGCCTTCGCGGTGGTCGAGAGCGGGCCCGGGAGCACGCTGCCGCGGCTGCTGGACGCCGTCCGCGCGCTCGGCCGCGAGCCCGCCGACGTCACCCACGTGCTGGTGACGCACGTACACCTGGACCACGCGGGCGCCGCCGGCGCGCTCCTCGGCCAGGCCCCGCGCGCCCGGCTGTACGCGCACCCGCTCGCCGCGAAGCACCTGCTGGACCCCTCGCGCCTGCTGGACAGCGCCAGGCGGATTTACGGCGCGCTGATGGACCGGCTCTGGGGCGAGATGCTCCCCGTCCCCGCCGACCGCCTGGTCATCCTGCAGGACGGCGACGAGGTGCGGATCGGCCGCCGCGTGCTGCGCGCCATCGACACCCCGGGCCACGCGCGCCACCACCACGCCTTCCACGACTCCGACTCGGGCCTCCTCTTCTCCGGCGACGTCGGCGGCATCCGGCTGGGCGGCGGGCTGTCGTACGTCAGCGTCCCCACGCCGCCGCCGGACGTGGACCTCGAGGCGTGGCGCGCGAGCATCGCCCGGCTGCGCCCGCTGCGCCCCACGCGCATCCTCCCCACCCACTTCGGCGGCAACGACGACGTGGAGTGGCACCTGGACGACCTCGACGCGCGCATCGCCCGGCTGGCCGAGTGGGCGCCGGGGCAGGCCGCCGCCGCCGCCGACCTCCCCGGCTTCACCGCGGCGCTGCGCGAGCGCGGCAGCGCCGAGATCCTGGCCGCCACCGGCAGCGAAGACGCCGCGCGCGCCTACGAGCAGGCCGTCCCCTACGAGATGATGGCCGCCGGCCTCCTGCGCTGGCTCACCGTTCGTGCCCGTTGA